GTGGGGCGGCGTCCGGATCGAGGACGACGTCCTGGTGACGCCGGACGGCCGCGAGGTTCTGTCGAGTCTCCCCAAGGAACTCGACTCCGTGCGGGCTTGACGCCGTCCGCCGCGACGAATCGGGCGAGACCGGAAGTTCGGGCCGTCCCGTAGTCGGGAATGAGCGACCCGCGCCGCCAAGAAGGTGGACGGCGGCGATCCGAGACCAAGAGGAGTGGAGCGAAGGTATGGCCGAGCAGGGTCCCGAGGTGAGAAGCGGCGAGCCGCTGGATGTTAAGAAAGTCCACCATCTCGTCAAGCTGATGAAGAAGTACGACCTGAGCGAGGTGGAAATCACCGACGGCCCGTACAGCGTCCACCTGCGGCGTCGGGGCGCCGAGACGGTCGCGCCCGCCGGCCTCCCCGCCTATCCGGCCGCCTACGCCCCGGCTCCGGCTCCCGTCGCCCCGCCGGCCGCTCCGACGACCGCCGCCCCTTCCGAACCGGCCGCTGGGCCGAAGACCATCGTCATCGAGAGCCCGATGGTGGGCACGTATTACTCGTCGGCCTCGCCCGACGCCCCGCCGTTCGTCTCGGTCGGCTCGGTCATCCAGTCCGCGACGACCCTCTGCATCATCGAGGCCATGAAGGTCTTCACCGACATCCCCGCCGGCGTCTCGGGGACGATCGCCGAGATCCTCGTGAA
The Paludisphaera rhizosphaerae DNA segment above includes these coding regions:
- the accB gene encoding acetyl-CoA carboxylase biotin carboxyl carrier protein, whose translation is MAEQGPEVRSGEPLDVKKVHHLVKLMKKYDLSEVEITDGPYSVHLRRRGAETVAPAGLPAYPAAYAPAPAPVAPPAAPTTAAPSEPAAGPKTIVIESPMVGTYYSSASPDAPPFVSVGSVIQSATTLCIIEAMKVFTDIPAGVSGTIAEILVKNGQPVEFGQPMFRVVPA